The Kribbella sp. NBC_00662 nucleotide sequence GGCGGGTACGACGTACCCGGCGACCGCGGACTGTGCCGCCGGCGACCAGTTCTGCGCGGATCAGATCGCGCACCAGCCGATGGGCGGTATCACCCAGGACCGGATCGCCTGGGTCAACCGGCCGACGTACCAGCAGGTGGTCGAGTTCCCGGCGCGACGGGGTGACGACGTCACCAACCTGGCCGTGGGGAAGACGGCGACGGCCAGCAGTTACGAGACCGGGTGGTACAACTCCCCGCCGGCGCAGGCCGTCGATGGGAAGCCGGACACCCGCTGGGCCAGCGACTGGTCGGATCCGCAGTGGCTGAAGGTTGACCTCGGCAACGAGCAGACCGTACGCCGGGTGGTGCTGGACTGGGAGGCGGCGTACGGGAAGTCGTACACGGTCGAGGTGTCGCGGGACGGGGCGACCTGGCAACAGGTGTACGCGACGACGACCGGGAACGGCGGTGAGGACGTGGTGCGGTTCGCGGCCACTCCCGCGCGGTATGTGCGGGTGACCGGGACGCAGCGGGCGACGTCCTACGGGTATTCGCTGTATGAGCTGCAGGTGTTCAGATGGTGATGCCAGGATGAGGGCATGAACCAGAACTTTCCTCCGAACCAGCCGTTCCCGCCGCAGCAGGGTGGTTACCAGCAGGGGCCGCCGCCGGGGTACCAGGGTCCGCCGCCGGGATACCAGCAGGGTCCGCCGCCGCAGGGGTACGGGCAGCAGCCCGGCTACGGTCAGGCGCCGGGCAACTATCAGCCGGCCCAGCAAAGCGCACCGCATGTCGCGCCGCAGGGTTCGCCGTACCCGGTGCTGGTCTCGACGATGAACGACTTGCCCGGCTATACCGCGGACAAGGTGTTCGGCGAGGTGTTCGGGCTGACCGTGCGGAGCCGCGACTTCGGGTCGAACTTCACCGCGAGCTTCCGGTCGCTGGGCGGTGG carries:
- a CDS encoding YbjQ family protein, with translation MNQNFPPNQPFPPQQGGYQQGPPPGYQGPPPGYQQGPPPQGYGQQPGYGQAPGNYQPAQQSAPHVAPQGSPYPVLVSTMNDLPGYTADKVFGEVFGLTVRSRDFGSNFTASFRSLGGGEVPEYTQMLAESRHVAVMRMCQMAQQMGANAILAMRFDCNEIAQTMSEVAAYGTAVIVHKVEPPRPQDAKPDEDDANGS